The sequence below is a genomic window from Polaribacter vadi.
CTTTTATGGGGTTGATATTCTCTTTTAAGAATGATGCTTTTTCCCTTGGATTTGGTTCAGTTGCCCATTTCCAATGTTTGTCATTACTCCAAACTTTTGCGTTTTTAAAAGCGGGAATTAGCAATCCATCTTTAGTTCTTTCAATAACACCTCCACAATGATCGAAATGTAAATGTGTTAAAAAAACATCTGTGATATCATCTTTATGAAAACCTAATTTTTTAAGTGAAGCATCTAAAGAAAAATCGCCAAATAAATAGTAATAACCGTAAAACTTGTCTGATTGTTTTGCGCCCAAACCTGTATCAACTAAAATTAAACGATTGCCATCTTCAATCAACAAACAACGCATACTCATGTCAATCAAGTTATTATCGTCTGCAGGATTTGTTTTTTGCCAAATAGTTTTTGGTACAACACCAAACATTGCACCACCATCTAACTTAAAATTGCCAGTTTCTATAGGATATATTTTCATCTTAAAACAACTTTTTGAATGTTACAAAGATGTTAAAAAAAAGACGA
It includes:
- a CDS encoding MBL fold metallo-hydrolase, which gives rise to MKIYPIETGNFKLDGGAMFGVVPKTIWQKTNPADDNNLIDMSMRCLLIEDGNRLILVDTGLGAKQSDKFYGYYYLFGDFSLDASLKKLGFHKDDITDVFLTHLHFDHCGGVIERTKDGLLIPAFKNAKVWSNDKHWKWATEPNPREKASFLKENINPIKESGQLEFIHRNYKEQIGFDVLFMDGHTEKQMLPKIAYQGKTIVFMADLLPTIGHIPLPYVMGYDTRPLLTIKEKAAFLDLAADENFYLFLEHDAHTEICTVKHTEKGVRLNETFTFNELFN